Within Deltaproteobacteria bacterium, the genomic segment TTGCTCCGGCTACGGCCAATATTATTGGCAAAATTGCCGGGGGAATCGCCGATGACCTGCTCACGACCATTGTCATGGCTACCAAAGCCCCGGTTCTTTTGGCCCCGGCCATGAACGTTCACATGTGGGAAAATCCCATCTGCCAGGAAAACATCCAAAAGCTGCGTCAACGAGGGTACCATTTCATCCACCCGGAGGCAGGAGAGTTGGCTTGCGGTTATGAAGGAAAAGGACGGCTGGCTGAAATTTCGACAATTGTAGAAGAAATCTGCGTCCTCCTTTCCCCGAAAGACTTTTCTGGGGAAAAAATTCTGGTCACGGCCGGTCCCACGGAAGAGCTTATCGACCCTGTACGTTTCCTATCAAACCGCTCCTCCGGCAAGATGGGTTTTGCGCTGG encodes:
- the coaBC gene encoding bifunctional phosphopantothenoylcysteine decarboxylase/phosphopantothenate--cysteine ligase CoaBC; translated protein: MLKGRKIVLGVTGGIAAYKAAELARELVKAQAEVHVVMTRNAQAFIAPLTFQTLSGNPVTTELFNLIAESEIGHISLADRAEVLVIAPATANIIGKIAGGIADDLLTTIVMATKAPVLLAPAMNVHMWENPICQENIQKLRQRGYHFIHPEAGELACGYEGKGRLAEISTIVEEICVLLSPKDFSGEKILVTAGPTEELIDPVRFLSNRSSGKMGFALARAARRRGAEVTLISGPTALAALTQLKYIAVRSAAQMREAV